In a genomic window of Lepisosteus oculatus isolate fLepOcu1 chromosome 5, fLepOcu1.hap2, whole genome shotgun sequence:
- the LOC102692794 gene encoding P2Y purinoceptor 3: MENVTVSRSPSCTYNEDFKRILLPLVYSVVFILGLPLNFTVIVQIWRSRKVLTRSRIYMLNLAIADLLYVCSLPLLIYNYAQHDYWPFGEYTCKFVRFQFYSNLHGSIMFLTCLSFQRYFGICYPLAQWHKKGGRKFAWVVCGAVWMIVVVICAPTFHFATTGIQRNRTVCYDLSEPSRSAQYFPYGMALTFIGFVIPFLAIVVCYCCMTRILCQTNHMTGLAVREKKDKAIRMIVIVVVVFAISFFPFHLTKTMYLIIRALTDVACGMRERYSIIYKCTRPFASMNSVLDPILFYFTQQKFREGTKLLMDKISTKRDKTSKK, encoded by the coding sequence ATGGAGAACGTTACAGTCTCCAGAAGCCCCTCCTGCACCTACAATGAGGACTTCAAGCGGATCCTCCTGCCTCTGGTCTACAGCGTGGTCTTCATCCTGGGGCTGCCCTTGAACTTCACGGTCATCGTTCAGATCTGGAGGTCGCGGAAAGTGCTGACCCGCTCCAGGATCTACATGCTGAACCTGGCCATTGCGGACCTCCTGTACGTCTGCTCCCTCCCCCTGCTCATTTATAACTACGCCCAGCACGACTACTGGCCCTTCGGAGAGTACACCTGCAAGTTTGTGCGCTTCCAGTTCTACAGCAACCTGCACGGCAGCATCATGTTCCTCACCTGCCTGAGTTTCCAAAGGTACTTCGGGATCTGCTACCCCCTTGCCCAGTGGCACAAAAAGGGGGGCAGGAAGTTTGCCTGGGTGGTCTGTGGAGCGGTGTGGATGATCGTCGTGGTCATCTGTGCGCCCACGTTCCACTTTGCCACTACCGGCATTCAGAGGAACAGGACGGTGTGCTACGATCTGAGCGAGCCCTCCCGGTCGGCTCAGTACTTCCCCTACGGCATGGCCCTCACCTTCATCGGTTTCGTCATTCCCTTCCTGGCCATCGTCGTCTGCTACTGTTGCATGACCAGGATCCTTTGCCAGACCAACCACATGACCGGCCTGGCGGTACGGGAGAAGAAGGACAAGGCCATCCGGATGATTGTCATCGTGGTGGTGGTGTTTGCCATCAGCTTCTTCCCCTTCCACTTGACCAAGACCATGTACCTGATTATCCGGGCCTTAACAGATGTGGCCTGCGGGATGCGGGAGCGGTACTCAATCATTTACAAGTGCACTCGCCCCTTTGCCAGTATGAACAGTGTGCTGGACCCCATTCTCTTCTACTTCACCCAGCAGAAATTCAGAGAGGGCACCAAACTGCTAATGGACAAGATCAGCACCAAACGAGACAAAacctcaaaaaaataa